Proteins found in one Lachancea thermotolerans CBS 6340 chromosome C complete sequence genomic segment:
- the MDH1 gene encoding malate dehydrogenase MDH1 (highly similar to uniprot|P17505 Saccharomyces cerevisiae YKL085W MDH1 Mitochondrial malate dehydrogenase catalyzes interconversion of malate and oxaloacetate involved in the tricarboxylic acid (TCA) cycle), whose protein sequence is MFAKVAKRAFSSSTANPYKVTVLGAGGGIGQPLSLLLKLNHKVTDLRLYDLKGAAGVAADLSHIPTNSVVKGFSADAQDGIKSALKDTDVVLIPAGVPRKPGMTRDDLFSINASIVRDLAAACAENAPNAAILVISNPVNSTVPIVAEVLKSKGVYNPKKLFGVTTLDVIRASRFISEVSGTNPTTEKVNVIGGHSGITIIPLISQTKHKLMDKEKRDALIHRIQFGGDEVVKAKNGAGSATLSMAQAGARFANSVLAGLEGEADVIEPSFVDSPLFKSEGIEFFASPVKLGPQGVEKIFSIGEISSEEQELLDKCKETLKKNIEKGTAFVKS, encoded by the coding sequence ATGTTCGCCAAAGTCGCTAAGCGTGCATTTTCGTCTTCCACAGCAAACCCCTACAAAGTCACGGTGCTGGGCGCCGGAGGTGGCATTGGCCAACCGCTGTCGCTACTGTTGAAACTGAACCACAAGGTCACCGACCTCAGACTTTACGACCTGAAAGGCGCCGCTGGTGTCGCCGCCGACTTGTCACACATCCCTACAAACTCCGTCGTGAAAGGGTTTTCGGCGGACGCCCAGGACGGTATCAAGAGCGCGCTAAAAGACACCGACGTGGTTTTGATCCCTGCAGGTGTTCCAAGAAAGCCTGGTATGACCAGAGACGACCTGTTTTCCATCAACGCCTCCATCGTGCGCGACCTCGCCGCGGCCTGTGCGGAGAACGCGCCCAACGCCGCGATCCTGGTGATCTCTAACCCAGTGAACTCCACTGTGCCTATCGTCGCCGAGGTGCTGAAATCGAAGGGCGTGTACAACCCTAAGAAGCTGTTCGGTGTCACCACCCTTGATGTCATCAGAGCCTCGCGTTTCATTTCCGAGGTCTCCGGCACTAACCCTACCACTGAGAAGGTCAACGTCATTGGTGGCCACTCTGGTATTACAATCATCCCCCTAATCTCCCAAACCAAGCACAAACTCATGGACAAGGAGAAGAGAGACGCTCTCATCCACAGAATTCAATTCGGCGGTGACGAAGTTGTCAAGGCCAAGAACGGCGCTGGTTCCGCCACTCTGTCCATGGCCCAAGCAGGTGCAAGATTTGCCAACTCTGTTCTTGCTGGTTTGGAAGGCGAGGCCGATGTTATCGAGCCTTCCTTCGTCGACTCTCCTCTGTTCAAGAGCGAGGGAATTGAGTTCTTTGCTTCTCCTGTGAAGCTCGGTCCTCAGGGTGTCGAGAAGATCTTCTCTATTGGTGAGATCTCCTCTGAAGAGCAGGAATTGCTTGACAAGTGCAAggaaaccttgaagaagaacataGAGAAGGGCACTGCGTTCGTCAAGTCCTAA
- the HOT13 gene encoding Hot13p (similar to uniprot|P36078 Saccharomyces cerevisiae YKL084W HOT13 Mitochondrial intermembrane space protein first component of a pathway mediating assembly of small TIM (Translocase of the Inner Membrane) complexes which escort hydrophobic inner membrane proteins en route to the TIM22 complex), which produces MNLPKGQLVDEQTRCIHWNSPLDVVCFKFKCCESFYACYSCHESQESHLIKRYNLTSEPTEEVVLCGVCREAMTFEEYRNGLMRTEQLDCPYCGALFNPGCKLHYSIYFDM; this is translated from the coding sequence ATGAACCTCCCAAAAGGCCAGTTAGTGGACGAGCAGACTAGGTGTATACATTGGAATTCGCCACTAGACGTAGtgtgcttcaagttcaaatGTTGTGAATCTTTTTATGCGTGTTACTCTTGTCATGAGTCTCAGGAGTCTCATTTAATAAAGAGATATAATCTGACTTCTGAACCAACTGAGGAAGTGGTGTTATGCGGGGTTTGCAGAGAAGCTATGACGTTTGAGGAGTATCGGAACGGACTGATGCGCACAGAACAGCTAGACTGTCCGTATTGCGGTGCCCTCTTCAACCCCGGTTGCAAGTTACATTACTCCATTTACTTTGATATGT